The Spinacia oleracea cultivar Varoflay chromosome 2, BTI_SOV_V1, whole genome shotgun sequence DNA segment gttattaatttttcacgagtcgcttttgaaatcgagtgcttttcttacgccctcgtagcaattctttttatgaacatttttttgcgctacgtgtttatctttcgcgcgggcaccgaggctgctgcgcctgaccagaaggccaagcagcaacttcagcgcccagcgaggggcgtgaaaaattctggcgcccagccaggggcgtgaaaatgcgtccctggctggttctcgttttctgtcttctgtttatgcgacttcgatttgcgtgtttgcctaataacgtcctttacccgtagcagcgtttgtgggattcgttacaggccatcccgagcgtcgcttatttttgtggcgatcattcgggtttgcggaacacgtgtttcggtacaactctttggcaaattagtctatgaatgtttgggcaatttttaaggtcgttggttttctaggatagtttgtcacacacaatcacatatttcgctacacataactacattacaaacatggacttgaaaattgaatatgtcacgtagtttatgataggcttctatgggtagtttatttgcgcctggcttggtaccgcttctatcgtagatccaacacatgccccggtcgaggtagtgtcttcaacagacgaatttcgctcaagaggccaacccgtaagtgcaagccaagggggcatgcaggcgagagggacctaatgagcgagcgattgggttcgggataggtgtactacctgcacaagtaccgagtgggcaacatgcgcggcgtatgcaccccctattggcggaaaaaggtatccttagtcccaactcccgagggagccgagattcgttatgatgttctgcccgttcacattaatatgctgattttcaggtcgtcccaacttgatggggaaataaacgcggggtaggatcgtttcatccttcggctattttgattacctacaagcacgagtatttccttcactatccccagtggagtggccactgtgagggggtcgaaaaagcacgaggctaatgcgtgacctcgtccctcgtgggtgtgacgattctttttattcaatcaagtgtaattggatttcctgtgagtttacacccaattgactagtaatataggagtcgccattcagtttttaacgacaatgagaaaaactgacaaaacccggttatcgtgacataaagggagtgcaattatgtttgaccacgacggccgtaggttcccttgtgatccctggtgtagggatctctcaacatacacccgcaaggtagagattgagggttcgggggactgtaactaccgagaggagtacttcgctcgtcgataacaccagaggcaggatatccttacttgctcagcataaataattgaagggacatgcgttaactattaaactaatctgagttgattttagcaatatgcaacatataatactaattcgatcgtgattatctgatttaaataacattaagggacctagcatgataatccgatttcccaaaaatattatatttgttaggcgtgatagaacaatcagatttaattagtttaacagttcataaaaaggggcgaggaaagcagttaaatcatcgaaaagggacacattacgacgcacccttgagaggtgcgtcacggttctcagaaaactaaccactttgactttgctatttctcctttttatttgacgaatctcaattataggacaggatacgttctgttcgttttatggatcgattgcgacagaacgcgtgaaaaatttcgcagcgtgaggcttaggctaagggttggagtcaatactcaaaatataattgtgtgttgtgtgtgtgtttctttcacgtcgaatttggggctgtatttatagggaagagttcgtggaaagatagaattgcagagttctaatccataaagaattaggaaaaaacacgtacccaggtattttcggcgcccagatgccaggcgttgaaagtagggtctgggctgttttcttagtcagattcggattcctgaaatccgtagtgtttgagacttaatcgagtcttttagtgcgcattaatcttgtgacgggatgcgtccgggcccgttacgaactctaggctcgttaggattttaattaatacgtaactcttatttccgaatcatattaggaataggattctcgcagttttctatctcatttaggatttacgttggagtgcaacacctaattctgacaggtttctatcttttatgacttgccacttttaacagctgcccattacagcagttactatttttagcaggtttccataaatagcaggtttcgggtgaaatgaaaaggggaattgagattcgtttattttataggagatgcgttgtcaagtggagatttatgctttcatcatcgaacctttccctttcgggaatgggaataaaagtaggtgtctacacataccAAAATAATGCTCAAAAACAAGCAAGAAAAATTGTTAGTAGacaagggccaaatggccaaaacacaccaaaaaaatcatcaaagactcatcatcatcatatataCAACCACATGAAGTGGCAAGAAGACCATCAACACCAACAAGCTGCAAAAGATCCCAAGCAAAACCCTCACTCCACAATTCTCCCCCAAGCTGATTGCAAGCATACCATCATATCAAGATGGGGGAGAAACGGAGGGAACCCTAAGAAGAAGAACCCGGGGCATGCGCCTTACCCTTTGCATCATAAATCCTCCAAAAGTCATCCCGTTCAAGGCGATGGGCACGAGCCGCATCGTCGGTGAAAGGGGTGACATTGTAGGTGGGGTCCACGTCGGGCCCCGAAGCATCGGTGTAAGGCGGCCAACCATATTCGGGCCGAAGGGGGTAGTTGCCATGGGTTGGCTCTCCTCGGGGACCATCCCAACCTCCCATGTACCCCCTAGGCCACCCGGTGAAATCCTCAGGCCAACCTTTTGGCCGATCAACAGGTGGGGAAGTGGGATACATGGGGTCACCTCGGTAGTCACTCCCGCCCATCATGGTATAATCATAAGGCGGAAAAGAGGGAGGAGTGACACCGGGTTGGGATGGGCCCGTCCAATACGGATAAGTGggtgtacgctcctcattccaactagggatggacccttgttggggagggtgATAGGGATAGTTGACATAGGGGGCAAAATCCCCTTTGTCAACATGGAAATCGTACACCTGCCTACTgtagtaggacgagtcaaaatcgGGATAAGAATCCCCCGTGAGGCTACCTTGTGAAGCAAGAGAAGCTAAGGTGTTAGCTTGGTTCGCTTGTCCTTGTAAGATAGCCGCAAGGGTGGATTGCAAGCTATGGAAATCAAaaggagaggaggaagaagacATACCACCCTCATTAGGGGAAGGCTCCAAGATAGGAGGACTACGGGGAGGACCATGGGGAGGAGACTCCGGATTGggtggaggaggaggaagcCGCTGTGCTTGGGCAATGAATCGCGGGTCACGGGGAAGCAAGTACCGGACATTAGGAGTCCAAGAAGTGATGGCGGGATTGGGGGGGATGCACCAATCTCGCTGCTTTACCATCCAAATATACTTGTTGTCCTTGGTAGCCTTGATCCACTTGGCATTGGAGAGTGTCCACAAGTCAAGGAACTCCCCTCCGGGAACCTCATCCAACTCAGCTAGGGTGTGCTGATAGGGATCACCGGGAGGTGCCCTCAAGAGAAGAGTGAGCATCCCTCCTAAGAGAATATCCCCACTAGTCGGCTGCCCATCCCGATGCTCAATGATTCGGGTGATCAACAGCTGCCCAAAATCTAGGATCCCCTCATCCTTCTCCGTGGCTAACCATAGGGCGCCAAGTTCCTCACTAGACAAGGATCCGGTGGCCCCCTTTGCAAAGACCGCATATAGGAGCATGCGGTTCAAGTAACGAATGGCGGGGTGGTGAAAAGAAGAAGACTTGGCTGAGGAGGAAATGAATTTCTTCTCCTCTCCCGTGAGCTCTCCCCACCAAATATTCTCATTATAGTTGTCCACACACTCCGCCACCGGATTAACGATCAAACCCCAGTTCGGGTAAATGGTAAAGAAATCATTGATCGCCTCGTCGGTGAGCACGTGTTGATTATTGACAGCTTGGAAATGAAGCTCGACCGACTCCTTTCCGTCGTCATGAACTCGGTGCCTCCTAGCCGAGGAAAGAACCTCAAGAGTGACCCTCCTATAAGTTTTGGCATTCATGGTCACAAAATCCTCAAGATCGAGCCCTGCAATCAAAGCGTTTAGCTCCTTTTCGAACCCCAAGTCCTGAACGGTCTTCTTGTGATAGAACTTTGTCGGGCGGATGTTCCGCTTAGACAATTCCTCATAGTAACTCCAAGACCATTGCTCTGGAAATACAATTCCGTAGGTCTCGAAGGCCGGAGGAGTGATAGCCTTCCTCTTGTTCGCTTGGGAGTTGGGTCCCTTCTTTGTACGCTTGGTCATCATGATGAATCTTAGGGACAAAAATCTACACACAAGCAAGAAAAGAGACACAATGCAAGGCAAAAGGAAAAACTAAGTTAGTCAAAAAGGCTACAATCCACTATCAAAATTATCACCAACAAGTATCACTTCATCACTCAAGTTCAACCTAAACAATCTTCATCAACCAATTCTCATCATCCAAAAACAACAACCCATCAAGAATTCCACCAACATTTCACCAAAAATCGATCAATAGACTAGTCTTGACAAATATTCACAATGAAACATGCATAATAAGTGTAAACTAGCAAGGaacaaacacaaaaataaacatgcaaatccaaacaatcaaAATCGATCGCACGGTTCGAGCCCGATCGCACGCCCAGCAGCGCTCGATCGCACGGAATGGCTGGGAGCTACTGCCTCGATTTTCCAGTTTCGTGCGACCACACGAATCAACCGTGTGATCGCACGGAACTGGAATTATGTTTCTTGGCTTGCTCGACTATTTCACACCCATCTCATCATATTTAttatgaaaagaaaagaaaaagaatgaaAACGCACAAAAACAAACCAGTACAagagttagacaaccgggttgcctcccgggaagcgctcgtttaacgtcattagcttgacggacccccccaccccccccccccaaaggTCAAGGGGGGTCAAACACGACCAACTTTGGGTCAACACTAGTCACCATGCACTTCTTTGCCCCTTTGGGCACAAAGATCTTACCGATACCGCCTTTCAAGAGACGAAAGCCAAACGATCCACCAACATGCCCCTCCTCGGGAGTTGATGGATTCTTGACCTTCTTGGACTTCTTGGCTTTCTTAGCCGACCTATGGAACACCTTGGAGCGTTTAGCTCCATTAACATCTTCATCATGCATCTCAAATAACTCGGGGATGGTTACAACATCATCAAACTCATCCCCAAGAGCCTTTGGATCTCCATGGACTTCCTTTTCACCGAGAGGGGACCTAGCAAGCTTATTAGCACACTTAGAAACATGAAAATCGTTAGAAGAATTAGCACAAGTATGGTTGTTCTCAACACAAGCAAGAGTGTCGATTTTCATGCAACTTTTCATTTTGGGACAACATTGATCATCAATAGTGAGCTTGAAGCTAGCTTTGGCATCTCCAGCCTTCAAGGTGATAAGTCCCCCTTGCACATCGATAAGGGCACCCGCGGTGGCCAAGAATGGCCTCCCCAAGATGATGGGGGTGTGGGCATCCTCATCGTTGTCCAAGACAACGAAGTCAACAAGAAAAGCAAGCTTGCCAACTACGAGGGGAACATCCTCAATCCTACCCAATGGCAACATAACCGATCGATCGGCTAGTTGCAATGACATAGCGGTAGGAGAGAGATCACCAAGAGTAAGCTTCTCAAAAATCTTATATGGCAAGATGCTCACACTTGCCCCCAAATCACAAAGAGCATTCTCAAATTTTAGCTTTTGAATgctacaagggatagaaaaactcccGGGATCATTGAGTTTTGGGGGAAAGGAGTGCTGAATTAGAGCGCTACAACTCTCCGTGAGTTGAACGGACTCCTTGGGTTCACACCCTCTCTTGCCACTAAGAATGTCCCTCATGAATCTTGAGTAGTGGGGCATTTGTTTGAGTGCCTCGGTAAAAGATAATGACACATAAAGTTTGCTAATGGTTTCCCAGAATTTGTGGAATTGGTCATCCATCTTCTTACCGGCAAATCTTTGAGGGTAGGGGGGAGTAGGAGTTGGGAGAGGAAGAAGGGTAGTCTCTTTCGACTTATCACCATCACTCATGCCATCGACATGAGACTTCCCTTCCTCATCATCATGGTCCGAGGACTCATCTCCCTTAGAATTTTCCCCCCTAGAGCATTGAGCTTCAACATGCGTAACACcaccatctaaagtcttcccactccttgtcacaaTTGCGTACATTTTCTTAGgaggttgaccttggggtgggagacttgtgtgcacttgttgctccttgatggtgctagcaagttgatctagttgggtctcaatcatcttaagatgagtattggattgcttgaatccatcctcaaattcAACGTTTTTCTTGGCTTGctcccccacaaacgactccatgagagcctcaagattcgACTTGAGAGgtgggagtggtggaggtgcaacgcCATAACCACTTGGGTTGgattgatattggttgccaaaggtcctcggtccattgaatccaggaggtggcaaatgagatgcaccataaggaactcccgagttcaaaggataacccccacttgaggcacccctaaattgcccataagagtagttataacccccttggttgtattggccttgattgccaaaaccttgagatTGACCGTAGGGtgcttggctttgatagccttgtgctctatagccacctcggccttggttatcatacccacttccttggccatagccttggtggggaccatacatggagggccctctaggttgcctagcaaaattaggattgttagggttatcattcctagacctctcattgatggcattagcatactctacatcaaactctccttcatacgaagggccataatccacaaatgacaagttatgaactaaggggcatgcatcgggggaatgactatagtcttgacaattttcacaaaagaatgtgcccggaggcattgagccataagaactaaccttgcccttccccttaTTGAGAAGAGTGGCCGAGGGAGGTGGAATTGTAGATGGAGATGGAGGCTTGCTTGCTGCACTTCCCACAAATGGTGTATTTTCAAGCTTCTCTAATCTCGAGCtaagcttctctatcatccgtGCTTGCTCTATGGCGTACATCGAACCCTTTCCATCCTCATTCCTACTTTTCCCATCATAAATTCTTGCAcctacatgccaagattggtagttttgaactacatcttcaattatctcctcaatttgatcttccgttttgttcatgatggggcctcccgcgcccgcatctAAACTTGTTTTCGGGCTTGGACTCAATCCTaagtaaaaggtttgtagcaACAACCACTTGGGAATCCCATGAtgagggcattccctttggtactccttgAATCGGTCCCAAGCCTCGAAAAGCGATTCATCACGCCCTTGCTCAAATGATTGAATCTTGTGGCGAAactccgccgtcttcccatgaGAATAGAACTTGTTCAAGAAGGCACTGGTTACTTCGTTCCAtgtgcgaagtgagttgggcttgacctccttgtcaagccaatcactagcaCGCCCAAGCAAAGAGAAGCGGAACAAAGTCAATCTCACATAATCCAAGGTTACACCGTTGTGTTttattgtgtcacaatagtgctcaAACTGCTTGAGATGCTCGTGAGGCGACTCATTGCGTTTCCCACAAAAAGGATGACTTtgcaccaaattgatcaaggcgggcttgatctcaaaattGTTAGCACATGTAGTCGGTGCTTGAATCCCACACGTAGCCTCAAATGCTcccggtattcccaagttcttaaccggAAGAGCCATGttctcactagcttgctcactcACTTCTTGTTCCGTATCAACACTCAAAGCCTCAAACCGATTATGATTTGACGAGCTAGAACAAGCACGCCTAAGTCTCCTTAAAGTCCTttccaattcaaggtcaagaggatggaggatcctttgacgagcacgTCCCCTATCAAGCATAAACACTCAAgaaaaccgtgagcaatgcaaaggaaaaactaaagcaagaatgaatttttttttattttcaattaatgaactagtctcaactaaactcaataacaacgaccgttccccggcaacggcgccgtTTTGATAAGCGTGTTTTCCGTCGTTTATAGAAAACCACctatacaaacaatatttataaaaccacttcaactaccggcaagcggtaagcaaagggatcgtcccaaagaaacggtgaattattgagttggaagtcaatctagttcgagcaaagatttgttttgaattgtcactttttaagagtctaaaaacaaataaagaactatgtaaaattgaatcaagaaagggaaacgttagggagtcggggatagcctagggaaaccgggggaaatcaattcaactatttagcaatggtgatcatgtaacgaaatggtgattaggcaaacggcgtctaaagacgaacccgccacctctcggatagggaactctaagcgtctaatccacggaagagcttttgcctaatcctagactaaactaactagcatataataggtaccgccatttgatcaacacaagataggtccacaatgtcttgccaaacctatcctatggttccacggaaatctaatcgaatagcatttacaactaccactcaactagcatggatttcctatcatcaaatcttatttaatcacatgaatcaaccaacaatcaataatctatttcccctaattcattccctagtttctcccctttccctaacctaaaactactcactaatcatcctaacaatcaagctatccattagttcaaaactagctatcatgaaattaaaggagaagaagtagagaataggaaactcaattgcacaatcaaatcaaaaactgaaaatcaaagtaacaagcaaaattgaaatcaagaactcaaggtattgagaaattgcaaaaacaattatcaactaagcaagtgcaagaattaaagaactaagaattcaattgcataaagaagagaagagttgaagaaaattactgaattgatgcttggaattaaagagtttctctttctagattgaagaacaaaatcacaaaacctcTAGAATTGAAAGTGTAAAAATATGAAGTGTAAAATATGAAGGCGTCCAAtgaaaaataatcaaaaatcctatttatactaaaccccaaaaataagagttttaaactcgaaaactgaatcccgcgcagccgtgcgatcggcagacccaggtgcgatcgaATCGGTGCGATCGTGCTGTGCATCAATGCGAACGGGCCCCGCGACGATTCTTCTCCTTCGTGCCGTGCGAACGTGCCCAACAACCatgcgatcgcacggctgtaACTTGGCTAAATCTCAGAAAATCctcgtgtgctcgcacaggaatttagtgcgagcccaccgaaattccgtgcgagcgggctcctctgcggtgcgatcgcacaaaatcactcatagttcctgcatcgattttccagatTTGTGCGAACGAGCTCCTCTGTGATGCGATCGCACAAATTCCCAtatagttcctgcatcgtttTTGCGGATTCGTGCGAGCATACGAATTTGAGGCACGAGCGCACACACTGCCTTGACTTTTGGAGCCAACTCTGTagacccgtgcgagcgcacaaaatgtccgtgcgatcgcacggcacttgctcgagcaaatctcagctgtttttccatcattttcaacattatcacctgaaaagcacaaagatggaaaaggggaataaaagaacagcaaaactatataaaactaaaaaaagcataataaaactctataaaatcctagcctagagcgacataaatgccgctcatcaactaaattatgctaattgactatgtggaaattaatttggattcctggctttatggtttttcggcATGAATTATAATTGTTCATAACCTGATAGTAGTATcatgagcctctaattaattccataatcaattatagtcaacatggattaaattttatgaattttcaaagaaataaaggggtgaattaatttggtgtaattaattgcatattcatgcgattatttaattatatgtttgcaAGATTTTCgacagttttgtcaataatggtcggaatcttatgtttttatagtgttCTCCGCATGTAAacgcgttttaaaattttgctaaattttttttttcggccgaaccagAATtcacaaattcgaagcctaactatgacttttcagaggttttagtttttcgaacacaaaatttgtaatttttatgatgttaaattaaatatttgcaaacCTTGTATGtaaatattgaattaataaTTGACCTATTGCATATGATTAACAATTTTAAGAACTAAATTCGTTAACTAtgaaacctaatttgtaattataattaatttgttgattttcaaacaatttgaaatttgtttttatttttaaaattaattgataatttaattaggatcctatgattaaaaccaccatagaaatttgttaaaattggaattttaaattttttatgaaccTAGATTTTAATACCTAAAGATCATGTAAAcgaaaattgttttaattaataaatttttgatttttcgcctaaatttatgaaattaatatgaattattaatttttcatgaaatataaaattataaaaggttCGATTTTTATATAAAACGTTCACCAACTTGCATGCACGAAGTAACGGAAAGccaagtgttacccttaaggggtgttgcaatggtgcgggcatgcgacgacgagcaagagaGCTCGTTCCCAATGCGGTGATATGACAGCGAGCAAGGCACAGGCGTGCGCGCGCGAGCTACGACCTGTGTAGTGTGTGCAGTGTGGAAGTGAGCGAGCAAGGCGAAAGGGGTAGTGCGCGCACAAGACTAGCGAGCGCCGGCGACGAGGCATCGAGCGATGCCCTCGTGCCATGCGCGGCTGCCAACACTGTGTCACGCCCAGAAAGCGATGGAGACGAGGCATCAAGCAATGCCCTCGTGCTATGCGCGCACGCCAAGCAGTGtttgcgcgcccagcgagcgctggtGCGAACCAGCGAGCGTTGTCCTTGGCGAGGTCGTGCAATGGATTTGGGCCATGCGTGCACTTACCAACGACACTGCTGCCTCGACGATTCATGGGCCTTACGCCCATGTTCCTTGCCTTGGCCCaatggttcgttttaatttttcgttGAGCgacgaatttaattaattttaatttcgtgcTTATACTTTttttcggaatttaattttatagtttaattattataattaatttatactaattatttaataaaattaaaccttgataaaattataattagttaaatttaatcaactgaaaaataattaACGGATTCAAAATTAtcttatatgagctttaaattttaatcaaattgTAGTTTTCGATTGGACGaggaaatacattttatgtttaaaattggtaaaacatataattcttggtttgagtgggagcttttattcatagttattaaactcttgattaggtgcttgttcctttaaggttaacaacttgattagaactaataaggtcaaaTAATTTGTAGACTTTTGAGCcttgattagttgttgcaaatgttaatgtgatgcatatttttctgctaacttgctaagtgggccattcattgataaatgaatgggtgaatggtatgttgcaaatatattgttttgcaggttgcagaaagtgattagtatggcctaaataggatagtaaatatggcatgtgtaccattaatttgaatgtataTATGGTCAAATGCACcatagtttttatttaaatatggtatgtgtaccatcaattagttgtaattagtttaatactGCAAggcctatttgaagaaaatgacgcctcccacggtgaaattcaagaacgacgttttcaatccattttcaagaaagagtttgaagttgaagcttcaagatgaagtcggaccatactagatcacacttAAAGCTTATAcatgttttaagatatttattgttttaagtaTGTcgtgatattatgcatgagattgtggcttgattatgttgcatgattaaggattttagttcacttaaaatctaaccaacatagtaagagccctaagttccaaattttaaaaattgagttaaaaggtgtcattccaaaataacacttacttctcACCTTTACATCATTCtggtaatagttttccgccaaatcgaggtgttacttattcattttaaaggggtaaggtacatattagttgtgagtacatgttgatTTTAGTTGAACTCaaagatataagtaaggagtccttttatgtcgttgaaaatgggatagttttcctaataagttcttagacgtacctatcaaccaagaatagtttctagactattagcaacatctttgcttacctaaaatattttagaatttagtcgaataaaaaaatgtgcttaattcttcaatgattctgAGGATCTTGGatttattttattcacacctggcGGAACAcataaactcgaataaaatgcttaataaatttcgaattatgcatgttttctag contains these protein-coding regions:
- the LOC130467383 gene encoding uncharacterized protein is translated as MALPVKNLGIPGAFEATCGIQAPTTCANNFEIKPALINLVQSHPFCGKRNESPHEHLKQFEHYCDTIKHNGVTLDYVRLTLFRFSLLGRASDWLDKEVKPNSLRTWNEVTSAFLNKFYSHGKTAEFRHKIQSFEQGRDESLFEAWDRFKEYQRECPHHGIPKWLLLQTFYLGLSPSPKTSARIYDGKSRNEDGKGSMYAIEQARMIEKLSSRLEKLENTPFVGSAASKPPSPSTIPPPSATLLNKGKGKGDESSDHDDEEGKSHVDGMSDGDKSKETTLLPLPTPTPPYPQRFAGKKMDDQFHKFWETISKLYVSLSFTEALKQMPHYSRFMRDILSGKRGCEPKESVQLTESCSALIQHSFPPKLNDPGSFSIPCSIQKLKFENALCDLGASVSILPYKIFEKLTLGDLSPTAMSLQLADRSVMLPLGRIEDVPLVVGKLAFLVDFVVLDNDEDAHTPIILGRPFLATAGALIDVQGGLITLKAGDAKASFKLTIDDQCCPKMKSCMKIDTLACVENNHTCANSSNDFHVSKCANKLARSPLGEKEVHGDPKALGDEFDDVVTIPELFEMHDEDVNGAKRSKVFHRSAKKAKKSKKVKNPSTPEEGHVGGSFGFRLLKGGIGKIFVPKGAKKCMVTSVDPKLVVFDPP